The following are encoded in a window of Vigna unguiculata cultivar IT97K-499-35 chromosome 8, ASM411807v1, whole genome shotgun sequence genomic DNA:
- the LOC114195315 gene encoding flavanone 3-dioxygenase 3-like produces the protein MAEITSTITQLHPSQPKLNVVPVENITSSQHNADIFSASDDDIPTVDYSLLFSDNPVQRFLALENLRQACQEYGFFYLVNHTIPDEVLDSTLKGFSDFFDPKTIDERRVFRKSGSSDKIRWDLNSSAGENREYLKVIAHPKFHAPSNPSGIRKILEEYHKEMRNIVAGLARSVSTTLGFEEDYIEKELNLKSGFDVMAMNLYPPNSRSKGVIGIPEHTDPGFVVTLVQDVDGGLQILSHQGKWINVYIPHHAILIQLGDHLEVLTNGKYKSHIHRVIVNKNKVPRISVVTLHGPELEKFISPGVEFVDEEHPQKYLGMTYKESLEANGGDEIDVQSSLDKIRFM, from the exons ATGGCGGAAATAACATCAACTATAACCCAATTACACCCTTCTCAACCTAAATTGAATGTTGTCCCAGTTGAGAACATTACTTCTTCTCAGCACAATGCAGATATTTTTTCTGCTTCAGATGATGACATACCCACGGTTGATTACTCTTTGCTTTTTTCTGATAACCCTGTTCAACGATTTCTTGCCCTAGAAAACCTTCGCCAAGCATGTCAGGAATATGGCTTCTTCTAT TTGGTAAACCACACCATCCCAGATGAAGTTTTAGACTCTACTCTAAAGGGGTTTTCTGATTTCTTTGATCCAAAAACCATAGATGAGAGAAGGGTCTTCCGAAAAAGTGGTTCATCTGATAAAATTCGATGGGACCTAAACTCATCTGCTGGAGAAAATAGGGAATATCTCAAAGTTATCGCACATCCCAAGTTCCATGCTCCTTCCAATCCATCAGGAATTAG AAAAATTTTAGAAGAATATCACAAAGAAATGAGGAATATAGTGGCAGGGTTGGCAAGATCAGTGTCCACAACCTTAGGGTTTGAAGAAGACTACATAGAGAAGGAGTTGAACCTGAAGTCAGGGTTTGATGTAATGGCCATGAATCTTTATCCACCAAATTCTAGGTCAAAGGGTGTAATTGGTATCCCTGAACACACTGACCCTGGCTTTGTGGTAACCCTAGTGCAAGATGTAGATGGTGGACTCCAAATTCTATCACATCAAGGAAAATGGATCAATGTTTATATACCCCATCATGCCATACTCATCCAACTTGGTGATCATCTTGAG GTCTTAACCAATGGAAAGTATAAGAGTCACATCCATCGAGTTATtgtgaacaaaaataaagtgCCAAGGATATCTGTGGTCACCCTTCATGGACCTGAGTTGGAGAAATTCATCAGCCCGGGCGTAGAGTTTGTTGATGAAGAACATCCACAAAAATACCTTGGGATGACTTATAAAGAATCATTGGAAGCAAATGGTGGTGATGAGATAGATGTGCAGTCCTCACTTGACAAAATTAGATTTATGTGA